From Amycolatopsis sp. cg9, one genomic window encodes:
- a CDS encoding carboxyl transferase domain-containing protein gives MSRLPAREVVGAIANGFTEFPTPLRDEPADGPIGWPGYREARSAAETRTGEKESVVCGTAKIGDVEAVLIAFEFGFLGGSLGQRTGDRIEAAFAHARDARLPVVSLIATGGSRMQQGMRALMQLQRVARAAALTRAAGIPQISVLRDPTTGGGWATLGAGADVVLALPEAQVGFAGSRVRPPEAPEAYTAEAKLEWGQADAVVTPDELGATLERWLRLLTARSSAAAPPPSALRAASLPSTGWEAVQAARSPSRARAAEYLDAYFDWREDISGDRAGGVDPGVACGFGWRDGRTIAYAAQCGTPTSPAGFRTAARLVRLASRLGFPVLTLVDTPGAANDAAAEQAGAGAAIAAMFEAVATASIPVTTLVIGEGGSGGALAFAAAESTWVTPDAYFSVTSPEAAAAILKRPAAEVPDIANRLHLRPQDLVDLGVARAVVSPAR, from the coding sequence GTGTCTAGGCTGCCGGCACGCGAAGTCGTCGGCGCGATCGCGAACGGCTTCACGGAGTTCCCGACGCCGCTGCGCGACGAGCCGGCCGACGGGCCGATCGGCTGGCCGGGTTACCGCGAAGCCCGCTCCGCGGCGGAGACGCGCACCGGCGAGAAGGAGTCGGTCGTCTGCGGGACGGCGAAGATCGGCGACGTCGAGGCGGTGCTGATCGCGTTCGAGTTCGGGTTCCTCGGCGGGTCGCTCGGGCAGCGCACCGGCGACCGGATCGAGGCGGCGTTCGCGCACGCCCGCGACGCGCGGCTGCCGGTGGTTTCGCTGATCGCGACCGGCGGCAGCCGGATGCAGCAGGGCATGCGGGCGCTGATGCAGCTGCAGCGCGTGGCGCGGGCGGCGGCGCTGACCCGCGCGGCGGGCATCCCGCAGATCTCGGTGCTGCGCGACCCGACGACCGGCGGCGGCTGGGCGACCCTCGGCGCGGGCGCCGACGTCGTGCTCGCCCTGCCGGAAGCGCAGGTCGGGTTCGCGGGCTCGCGGGTGCGGCCGCCGGAAGCTCCGGAGGCGTACACCGCGGAGGCGAAGCTCGAGTGGGGTCAGGCCGACGCCGTCGTCACCCCGGACGAACTCGGCGCGACGCTGGAACGGTGGCTGCGGCTGCTGACCGCGCGTTCGTCGGCGGCCGCTCCGCCACCTTCCGCGCTTCGGGCCGCTTCGCTGCCTTCGACGGGCTGGGAAGCGGTTCAGGCAGCGCGGTCACCTTCGCGAGCCCGGGCCGCGGAGTACCTGGACGCGTACTTCGACTGGCGGGAGGACATCAGCGGCGACCGCGCGGGCGGCGTCGACCCGGGCGTGGCGTGCGGCTTCGGCTGGCGCGACGGCCGGACGATCGCGTACGCGGCCCAGTGCGGCACACCGACGTCCCCGGCGGGCTTCCGCACGGCCGCGCGGCTGGTGCGACTGGCGTCCCGGCTGGGTTTCCCGGTGCTGACGCTGGTCGACACCCCGGGCGCGGCCAACGACGCGGCCGCCGAGCAAGCGGGCGCGGGCGCGGCGATCGCGGCGATGTTCGAGGCGGTCGCGACGGCCTCGATCCCGGTGACGACGCTGGTGATCGGCGAAGGCGGCTCGGGCGGCGCTCTGGCGTTCGCCGCGGCGGAGTCGACGTGGGTGACGCCGGACGCGTACTTCTCGGTGACGTCCCCGGAAGCCGCGGCGGCGATCCTCAAACGGCCGGCGGCGGAGGTGCCGGACATCGCGAACCGGCTGCACCTGCGCCCCCAGGACCTGGTGGACCTGGGCGTGGCACGAGCGGTCGTGAGTCCGGCTCGATGA
- a CDS encoding acyl-CoA synthetase has protein sequence MPDPLFPTLAAGSGREALRFGDHVLTYDDLAAVAGGLARELPRGRVAVWATPTVHTSVAVVAALLAGVPAVPLNPKIGERELAHILADSEPQLVLAEPGAELPAALGGLPRRDIPLTGGEALDAEEPDPETPALIVYTSGTTGPPKGVVLPRRAIATTLDALEDAWGWTAGDVLVHGLPLFHVHGLILGILGPLRRGGSVRHLGRFSTEGVARELAAGATMLFGVPTMYHRIAGEVGADAALADALKGARLLVSGSAALPVHDHQRIAAATGQQVVERYGMTETLMNTSVRAGGERKPGTVGVPLGGVDLRLVGDAGEVVDDLETVGEIQVRGPNLFTEYLNRPDATAAAFDDGWFRTGDMATRDADGYVKIVGRKATDLIKSGGYKIGAGEIENALLEHPGVAEAAVTGEPDDDLGERIVAWIVPDGPPPPAHELADHVAKLLAPHKRPRVVRYLEALPRNDMGKVMKRALGV, from the coding sequence CGCGCGGCCGGGTCGCGGTGTGGGCGACCCCGACCGTGCACACGAGCGTCGCGGTCGTCGCCGCCCTGCTCGCCGGGGTGCCCGCCGTGCCGCTCAACCCGAAGATCGGCGAGCGCGAACTCGCGCACATCCTGGCCGACAGCGAACCGCAGCTGGTGCTCGCCGAACCGGGCGCCGAGCTGCCTGCCGCGCTCGGCGGGCTGCCGCGGCGGGACATCCCGCTGACCGGCGGGGAAGCGCTCGACGCCGAAGAGCCGGATCCGGAGACACCCGCGCTGATCGTCTACACGTCGGGGACCACCGGGCCGCCCAAGGGCGTCGTCCTCCCCCGCCGCGCGATCGCGACCACGCTCGACGCCCTCGAAGACGCCTGGGGCTGGACGGCCGGCGACGTCCTCGTGCACGGGCTCCCGCTGTTCCACGTGCACGGCCTGATCCTCGGCATCCTCGGGCCGCTGCGGCGCGGCGGCTCGGTGCGCCACCTCGGCCGGTTCTCGACCGAAGGCGTCGCGCGCGAACTCGCGGCCGGCGCCACCATGCTGTTCGGCGTCCCGACGATGTACCACCGCATCGCGGGCGAGGTCGGCGCGGACGCCGCGCTGGCGGACGCGCTCAAGGGGGCGCGGCTGCTCGTGTCCGGGTCGGCGGCCCTGCCGGTGCACGACCACCAGCGGATCGCCGCGGCGACCGGCCAGCAGGTCGTCGAGCGCTACGGGATGACCGAAACCCTGATGAACACGAGCGTCCGCGCCGGCGGCGAGCGCAAGCCCGGCACGGTCGGCGTCCCGCTGGGCGGGGTCGACCTGCGGCTGGTCGGCGACGCCGGCGAGGTGGTCGACGACCTCGAGACCGTCGGCGAGATCCAGGTGCGCGGGCCGAACCTGTTCACCGAGTACCTCAACCGCCCGGACGCCACCGCGGCCGCCTTCGACGACGGCTGGTTCCGCACCGGCGACATGGCGACGCGCGACGCCGACGGCTACGTCAAGATCGTCGGGCGCAAGGCGACCGACCTGATCAAGAGCGGTGGCTACAAGATCGGCGCGGGCGAGATCGAGAACGCGCTGCTCGAACACCCCGGGGTCGCCGAAGCCGCCGTCACCGGCGAGCCGGACGACGACCTCGGCGAGCGGATCGTCGCGTGGATCGTGCCCGACGGCCCGCCGCCTCCGGCCCACGAGCTGGCCGACCACGTCGCGAAGCTGCTCGCGCCGCACAAGCGCCCGCGGGTCGTCCGGTACCTGGAAGCGTTGCCGCGCAACGACATGGGCAAGGTCATGAAGCGGGCGCTCGGTGTCTAG